One region of Aurantimonas sp. HBX-1 genomic DNA includes:
- a CDS encoding type II toxin-antitoxin system HicB family antitoxin: MRLIYPARLEADPDGGFVVTFPDLPEAISGGATREAAIGAASEALGVALRWALRDGRDLPAASETGGDLAIPVGASDAMKLAVCEAFRQSGISQAELARRLGKDEKLVRRILDPDHPTKLAMLEATLAVLGRRVVIETIAA, translated from the coding sequence ATGCGCCTGATCTATCCGGCTCGACTGGAAGCCGATCCCGATGGCGGCTTCGTCGTGACCTTTCCGGACTTGCCGGAAGCGATCAGCGGGGGCGCGACGCGGGAGGCGGCGATCGGCGCGGCGAGCGAAGCGCTGGGCGTTGCTCTTCGATGGGCCCTGCGGGACGGCAGGGATCTGCCGGCCGCTTCCGAGACAGGCGGCGACCTGGCCATTCCCGTGGGGGCGAGCGATGCGATGAAGCTCGCCGTCTGCGAGGCCTTCCGCCAGAGCGGCATCAGCCAGGCGGAGCTGGCCCGACGGCTCGGCAAGGACGAGAAGCTGGTGCGCAGAATCCTCGACCCGGACCATCCGACCAAGCTGGCGATGCTGGAGGCGACGCTGGCCGTGCTCGGCCGCCGCGTGGTGATCGAGACGATCGCCGCCTGA
- a CDS encoding carbon-phosphorus lyase complex subunit PhnI: MYVAVKGGEAAIGAAHRLLADRRRGDRNVPALTLEQIAGQLALAVDRAMAEGSLYDPELAAMAVRQARGDLIEAIFLIRAYRTTLPRFGYSVPVDTGAMRIERRVSATYKDLPGGQLLGPTFDYTHRLIDPSMAGDEPVEPGARRDWPGERCARVTDILGEDGLIEPDIADETGEPGDLTREPLEYPAGRDLRLQALSRGDEGFLLSLAYSTQRGFGRSHPFVGEIRIGLVDIEVEMPEVGFPVTIGRVRLTECQMVNQFKGSAEEPPQFTRGYGLVFGQSERKAMAMSLVDRALRADEFGEERNAPAQDEEFVIAHSDNVQATGFVEHLKLPHYVDFQAELDLVRRMRREHAAAGATPEAEELKDAAE; this comes from the coding sequence ATGTATGTCGCCGTCAAGGGAGGCGAGGCCGCCATCGGCGCCGCCCACCGCCTGCTCGCCGATCGCCGCCGCGGCGACCGCAATGTCCCGGCGCTGACGCTGGAGCAGATCGCCGGCCAGCTGGCGCTCGCCGTCGACCGGGCGATGGCCGAGGGCTCGCTCTACGACCCCGAACTCGCGGCGATGGCGGTGCGCCAGGCGCGCGGCGATCTGATCGAGGCGATCTTCCTGATCCGCGCCTATCGCACGACGCTGCCGCGCTTCGGCTATTCGGTGCCGGTCGACACCGGCGCGATGCGCATCGAGCGCCGCGTCTCGGCGACCTACAAGGACCTGCCAGGCGGCCAGTTGCTGGGGCCCACCTTCGATTACACGCACCGGCTGATCGACCCGTCGATGGCCGGCGACGAGCCGGTCGAGCCCGGCGCCCGGCGCGACTGGCCGGGCGAGCGCTGCGCGCGGGTCACCGACATTCTCGGCGAGGACGGGCTGATCGAGCCGGACATCGCGGACGAGACCGGCGAGCCGGGCGATCTCACCCGCGAGCCGCTGGAATATCCGGCCGGTCGGGATCTCCGGCTGCAGGCGCTGTCGCGCGGCGACGAGGGGTTCCTGCTGTCGCTCGCCTATTCCACCCAGCGCGGCTTCGGCCGGTCGCATCCCTTCGTCGGCGAGATCCGCATCGGCCTCGTCGATATCGAGGTCGAGATGCCGGAAGTGGGTTTCCCCGTCACCATCGGCCGGGTGCGGCTCACCGAGTGCCAGATGGTCAACCAGTTCAAGGGCTCCGCCGAGGAGCCGCCGCAGTTCACCCGCGGCTACGGCCTGGTCTTCGGCCAGTCGGAGCGCAAGGCGATGGCGATGAGCCTCGTCGACCGGGCCCTCAGGGCAGACGAGTTCGGCGAGGAGCGCAATGCCCCGGCCCAGGACGAGGAATTCGTCATCGCCCATTCCGACAACGTCCAGGCGACCGGCTTCGTCGAGCATCTGAAGCTGCCGCATTACGTCGACTTCCAGGCCGAGCTCGACCTCGTCCGCCGCATGCGCCGCGAGCATGCGGCCGCCGGTGCGACGCCCGAAGCCGAGGAACTGAAGGACGCGGCAGAATGA